Proteins encoded by one window of Bacteroidia bacterium:
- the metH gene encoding methionine synthase: MNIKDCLKERILVIDGAMGTMIQRYKLEETDYRGKRFVDWKSDLKGNNDLLSITKPEIIEAIHLEYLEAGADIIETNTFNAQKISLADYHMESLAYELNFESAKIAKQAVALYKSKHKLDRAFYVAGAIGPTNRTLSLSPDVNKPGFRAVSWDQMVDAYCEQINGLVDGGADLLLVETIFDTLNAKAALVAIQNVMEEKQVDLPIMISGTITDASGRTLSGQTVEAFLNSVSHVNLLSIGLNCALGAKEMRPYLEELSEKAPFYISCYPNAGLPNQFGEYDETPHQMCVQIDDFLQSNFVNIIGGCCGTTPDHIKHIAEHAKKHRPRQIPTLEPNLRLSGLEAVTLRPDSNFMNVGERTNVTGSKKFLRLIKDNKYDEALSVAREQVEGGAQAIDINMDEGMLDAVEAMTTFLNLIAAEPDISKVPVMIDSSKFEVLEAGLKCIQGKGIVNSISLKGGEEQFIHEAKTVKKYGAAVIVMLFDENGQADSTPRRIEIAKRAYDILVNRVSFPAQDIIFDPNIFPVATGLEEHRQNAISYFESSKWIKENLPLAKISGGVSNVSFSFRGNDPIREAIHAVFLFYGIKNGMDMGIVNPSQLIVYDEIEKDLLALVEDVILNRTEDATEKLLAKAEEIKLSQIPTDKNVKKVNASANAWRNEDLQSRITHSLIKGIDEFVNQDMEEARQQVSKALEVIEGHLMIGMGVVGDLFGQGKMFLPQVVRSARVMKKAVSYLTPFIEAEKVKGQSKGKIVLATVKGDVHDIGKNIVGVVLACNNYEIVDLGVMVAADKILQAAREHKADIIGVSGLITPSLDEMVHVAKEMEREKFTMPLLIGGATTSKVHTAVKIEPNYSGVVVHVNDASRSVPVVSNLLSAEQKSKFIEEVKAENERTRSYHKAERSKGKFLSLTEAQQNKFELNGAVVSEPEFKGVKVFSDYDLSLLTEYIDWTPFFIAWEMKGSYPKILSDPHRGKEAQKLFDDAQAMLQRIVKEKWLTANAVFGIFPAANKGDDIEVFDEKREKKIATLHTIRQQSERAAGQKNIALSDFILSSDYIGAFAVSTGFGIEQWLKKFADDHDDYSAIMLKVLADRLAEAFAEHLHERVRKEFWRYTTDENLSRQDLIKEKYQGIRPAAGYPAQPDHTEKHTLWKLLDVEKNTGIILTEHLAMYPTAAVSGLYFAHPESHYFAVGKIQRDQVEDYAKRKSMTVEEAEQWLGSILGY; the protein is encoded by the coding sequence ATGAATATTAAAGATTGTCTTAAAGAACGAATATTAGTCATTGACGGTGCCATGGGCACCATGATTCAGCGATATAAACTTGAAGAAACAGATTATCGGGGGAAAAGATTTGTAGACTGGAAAAGTGATTTAAAGGGCAACAATGATTTGTTGTCAATCACGAAGCCGGAAATTATTGAAGCGATTCACTTGGAATATCTCGAAGCAGGTGCTGATATTATTGAGACCAACACTTTTAATGCACAGAAAATTTCATTGGCCGATTATCACATGGAATCATTGGCTTATGAACTGAATTTTGAGTCGGCTAAAATTGCCAAGCAGGCAGTTGCATTGTATAAATCAAAACATAAATTAGATAGAGCGTTTTATGTTGCGGGTGCTATTGGGCCAACAAACAGAACTTTATCTCTGTCGCCTGATGTAAACAAGCCCGGTTTCAGAGCAGTTAGCTGGGATCAGATGGTAGATGCATACTGCGAGCAGATAAACGGCTTGGTAGATGGGGGTGCGGATTTGCTTTTAGTTGAAACAATTTTTGATACTCTTAATGCCAAAGCAGCTTTAGTAGCCATTCAGAATGTAATGGAAGAAAAACAGGTTGATTTGCCTATTATGATTTCAGGAACAATTACCGATGCAAGCGGTCGTACATTGAGCGGACAAACGGTTGAGGCATTTCTGAACTCTGTGTCGCATGTTAATCTTCTTAGCATAGGTCTCAATTGTGCATTGGGAGCAAAGGAAATGCGTCCTTATCTGGAAGAACTTAGTGAGAAAGCACCCTTTTATATTTCATGTTATCCCAATGCCGGACTACCCAATCAGTTTGGCGAGTATGATGAAACACCCCATCAGATGTGTGTGCAGATAGATGATTTTTTACAAAGTAATTTTGTGAATATTATTGGCGGTTGTTGTGGTACAACACCCGACCACATCAAACACATTGCAGAACATGCAAAGAAACATAGGCCAAGACAAATACCAACATTAGAACCTAATCTGAGATTGAGTGGATTGGAAGCAGTAACACTGCGACCCGATTCAAATTTTATGAATGTAGGTGAACGTACAAATGTTACAGGTTCTAAAAAATTCCTTCGCCTGATAAAAGATAATAAGTATGATGAAGCTTTAAGTGTGGCACGCGAGCAAGTTGAAGGTGGTGCGCAGGCAATTGATATTAATATGGACGAAGGTATGCTTGATGCCGTTGAAGCCATGACAACTTTTTTGAATCTTATTGCTGCAGAACCCGATATTTCAAAAGTGCCTGTGATGATTGACTCTTCAAAGTTTGAAGTTCTTGAAGCCGGACTAAAATGTATTCAGGGGAAGGGAATAGTAAACTCCATTTCATTGAAAGGTGGCGAAGAGCAATTTATTCATGAAGCAAAAACAGTTAAAAAATATGGTGCTGCAGTTATTGTTATGCTTTTTGATGAAAACGGTCAGGCTGATAGTACACCACGTAGAATTGAAATAGCAAAACGTGCCTATGATATTTTAGTTAATAGAGTTAGCTTCCCTGCGCAAGACATTATTTTTGATCCTAATATTTTTCCTGTTGCCACAGGCTTGGAAGAACACCGACAAAATGCAATAAGTTATTTTGAATCTAGTAAGTGGATAAAAGAAAATTTGCCGCTTGCTAAAATTTCAGGTGGTGTAAGCAACGTTTCTTTTTCTTTTCGCGGTAATGACCCTATTCGCGAAGCCATTCATGCAGTGTTTCTTTTTTATGGTATAAAAAATGGTATGGATATGGGCATTGTGAACCCTTCGCAGCTTATAGTTTATGATGAAATAGAAAAAGATTTACTTGCATTGGTTGAAGATGTTATTCTAAACAGAACAGAAGATGCAACAGAAAAACTTTTAGCAAAGGCAGAAGAGATTAAACTTTCGCAAATACCAACGGATAAAAATGTTAAGAAAGTAAATGCATCTGCCAACGCCTGGCGTAACGAAGACCTGCAGTCACGCATCACACACTCATTGATAAAAGGTATTGACGAATTTGTGAATCAGGATATGGAAGAGGCACGACAACAGGTTTCTAAAGCGTTAGAAGTAATTGAGGGACATCTGATGATTGGTATGGGAGTAGTTGGAGACTTGTTCGGTCAAGGGAAAATGTTTTTACCACAAGTTGTACGCAGTGCGCGTGTAATGAAAAAGGCAGTTTCCTATCTTACTCCATTTATTGAAGCTGAAAAAGTAAAAGGGCAATCGAAAGGAAAGATTGTTTTAGCAACAGTTAAAGGTGATGTGCATGATATTGGAAAAAATATTGTTGGCGTTGTACTTGCCTGCAACAATTACGAGATTGTTGATTTAGGAGTAATGGTCGCAGCAGATAAAATTCTTCAAGCTGCCCGTGAACATAAAGCAGATATAATAGGTGTAAGCGGTTTGATAACACCATCGTTGGATGAGATGGTGCATGTTGCTAAGGAAATGGAACGTGAAAAATTTACAATGCCACTGCTGATTGGTGGAGCTACCACCAGTAAGGTACATACAGCCGTAAAGATTGAGCCAAACTATTCAGGTGTTGTAGTGCATGTAAACGATGCTTCACGTAGTGTACCTGTTGTAAGTAATTTACTTTCTGCAGAACAGAAAAGTAAATTTATTGAAGAGGTTAAAGCAGAGAATGAAAGAACCCGCTCCTATCACAAAGCAGAAAGGTCTAAAGGAAAATTTTTGTCGCTGACAGAGGCGCAACAAAATAAATTTGAGCTTAACGGTGCAGTTGTTTCAGAGCCGGAGTTTAAAGGAGTTAAAGTTTTCAGTGATTATGATTTGTCGTTGTTGACAGAATATATTGACTGGACACCATTTTTTATTGCCTGGGAGATGAAAGGCAGCTACCCGAAAATATTAAGTGATCCACATCGCGGTAAAGAAGCACAAAAACTTTTTGATGATGCACAAGCAATGCTACAACGTATTGTAAAAGAAAAATGGCTTACCGCAAATGCCGTATTCGGGATTTTTCCTGCAGCCAATAAGGGAGATGATATTGAAGTATTTGATGAGAAAAGAGAAAAGAAAATTGCTACACTACATACCATTCGTCAGCAGTCAGAAAGAGCAGCAGGTCAGAAAAATATTGCATTATCCGATTTTATTCTTTCTTCAGACTATATAGGTGCCTTTGCAGTGTCAACAGGTTTTGGAATTGAACAATGGTTAAAAAAGTTTGCAGACGATCATGATGATTATTCAGCCATCATGTTAAAAGTTTTGGCCGACCGTCTTGCCGAAGCATTTGCAGAACATCTGCATGAAAGAGTGAGAAAAGAATTCTGGCGTTATACTACAGATGAAAACCTGAGCAGACAGGATTTGATTAAAGAAAAATATCAAGGTATTCGACCGGCAGCAGGCTATCCGGCACAGCCTGACCATACAGAGAAACATACACTTTGGAAACTGCTTGATGTAGAAAAAAATACAGGAATAATACTCACAGAGCATTTAGCCATGTATCCGACTGCTGCTGTCAGTGGATTATATTTTGCACATCCGGAATCACATTATTTTGCTGTTGGAAAAATTCAACGCGATCAGGTTGAGGATTATGCAAAACGTAAATCAATGACCGTTGAAGAAGCTGAACAATGGCTGGGAAGTATTTTAGGTTATTAA
- a CDS encoding pseudouridine synthase — MKKYYVLHKPYGYLSQFSDEAKHKGLKHLIDVEPDVYPAGRLDVDSEGLLILTNDNNLKHHLLNPQNKHNRTYHIQVDGTATSVHLNLLRQGVEITIEGKPYKTLPPQAVNLLNEVFYPERMPPVRFRKNIPTSWIEMVLIEGKNRQVRKMTAAVGIPTLRLIRSKIEAIDIKDYQPGELKKITRSDIFNLLKI; from the coding sequence GTGAAAAAATATTATGTACTTCATAAACCTTATGGCTACCTGTCGCAGTTTAGTGATGAAGCCAAACACAAAGGACTTAAACACCTCATTGACGTTGAACCGGACGTTTATCCAGCCGGAAGACTTGATGTTGACAGTGAAGGGCTTCTGATACTGACCAATGACAACAATTTAAAACATCATTTATTAAATCCTCAAAACAAACATAATCGTACCTATCATATACAAGTTGATGGGACTGCCACAAGTGTACATCTTAATCTGTTACGGCAAGGGGTAGAAATTACAATTGAAGGTAAACCATATAAAACTTTGCCTCCGCAAGCCGTAAACTTATTGAATGAGGTTTTTTATCCTGAAAGAATGCCTCCGGTGCGTTTTCGTAAAAACATTCCAACAAGTTGGATTGAAATGGTTCTCATAGAAGGTAAAAACCGTCAGGTAAGAAAAATGACAGCAGCTGTGGGTATTCCTACGCTTAGACTTATCAGAAGCAAAATTGAAGCAATTGATATTAAAGATTATCAACCCGGAGAATTAAAAAAAATAACGCGGTCGGATATTTTTAATTTGCTTAAAATTTAA
- a CDS encoding isoprenylcysteine carboxylmethyltransferase family protein has product MKIAFDKSKGPGIYIPPPLFYVATFLAAIFLQKKVPFATNFFHYRLSKVTGVALLITAVFFLFRSLRQFFLTKNTVMLIKPATSLQTTGIYSITRNPMYVGLLFVYIGLTFLIGNLWNFIFFPLLVIFIQEYIIKREEKYLQHEFGQEYEMYKQRVRRWL; this is encoded by the coding sequence ATGAAAATAGCATTCGACAAATCTAAAGGACCCGGAATCTATATTCCGCCACCCTTGTTTTATGTAGCAACCTTTTTAGCAGCAATATTTTTACAAAAGAAAGTCCCGTTTGCTACAAACTTTTTTCACTATAGACTATCAAAGGTGACAGGGGTTGCCTTGTTAATCACAGCCGTTTTTTTTCTTTTCAGAAGTTTAAGACAGTTTTTTCTGACGAAAAACACCGTTATGCTTATTAAACCGGCCACATCACTACAAACCACCGGTATTTATTCTATAACTAGAAATCCAATGTATGTGGGTTTGTTATTTGTTTATATCGGTTTAACCTTTCTTATTGGGAACTTGTGGAATTTTATTTTTTTTCCGTTGTTGGTGATTTTTATTCAAGAATACATTATTAAACGAGAAGAAAAATATCTGCAACATGAATTTGGTCAGGAGTATGAAATGTATAAACAAAGGGTTAGACGTTGGCTGTAG
- a CDS encoding GH92 family glycosyl hydrolase produces MNFLKHSLSLILLFSTNLLTAQVDLTKYVNPFIGTGGHGHTFPGATLPFGMVQLSPDTRIDGSWDGCSGYHYSDSVLYGFSHTHLSGTGVSDYGDILLLPLNNEPALDESTPKALFSHNNEIATAGYYAVTLLNDSINAELTATLRTGMHRYSFNKSGLVYIYLDLNHRDKLTASNINIINDSTIKVYRKSEGWAKEQILYANIRFSKPFIQSKQLGNKKAVFVFSISEKESIMAKVALSAVDDDGAERNMILENPDWNFEYIKLAAANKWNEELSKIKVSSTDKNKLTVFYTAMYHCMIHPNIYNDVDGRYRGRDLIIHQTDHNYYTVFSLWDTFRAWHPLMTIIDADRVTDFIRTFLLQYEQGGLLPVWELAANETECMIGYHAVSVIADAMMKGIKGFDYEKAFEACKFSAEQRNRFGLGAYIDKGFLEAEDEHESVSKTLEYAYDDWCIAQMAKLLGKEDDYNTYMQRSQSWKNLFDPVTGFIRPRSNGGWLNPFDPFEVNNNYTEANGWQYNFFVPQDIDGLITFNGGKEKFEKKLDQLFSASTKTTGREQSDITGLIGQYAHGNEPSHHIAYLYNYIDKPGKAEKIINKVINDFYKNSPDGLIGNEDCGQMSAWYVMSAIGMYPVCPGSNQYSLTTPQFNKIEISTSGNKIFTIDTKNKTNKTNFLKVKKTKNIAYRDGLLFNHSRFSNDNFLILIADSIPSLLRKKDSADNLQYADTFYRVPVITGSTTVFKDSLKISIKSNQKDKSIIYLQQGPFERPAKIDYKKPFYIYDTSVIHAFVTDTTGIESKWAKAEFFKLPHPKWKVSIKGNYNPQYNAGGANGLIDGLHGDVNWRKGRWQGYQSQNFECVIDMGNQQEVSSFNTSFLQDTRAWILMPVSVEYFTSDDGKFFSSAGIVQHQYAPDNYEISIENFKLQTEAPIKARYIKVVAVNFGKLPSWHQGFTMGGEAFIFVDEVEVE; encoded by the coding sequence ATGAATTTTCTCAAGCACTCATTGAGTCTGATTCTTTTGTTTTCCACTAACCTACTGACAGCTCAGGTAGATCTTACGAAATACGTAAATCCATTTATTGGAACAGGTGGTCATGGACATACTTTTCCGGGAGCAACACTCCCCTTTGGCATGGTGCAGCTAAGCCCCGATACGCGCATTGATGGCAGTTGGGATGGCTGTAGTGGTTATCACTATTCCGACAGTGTGTTGTATGGATTTTCACATACACATCTTAGTGGTACCGGTGTGAGCGATTATGGTGATATTTTGCTACTTCCATTGAACAATGAGCCTGCTTTGGATGAGAGTACACCAAAAGCATTATTCTCGCATAACAACGAAATTGCCACAGCCGGTTATTACGCTGTTACCTTACTTAATGACAGCATAAATGCAGAACTGACTGCAACATTGAGAACCGGCATGCACCGCTATTCATTTAATAAATCGGGATTAGTTTACATCTATCTTGATTTAAATCATCGAGATAAACTCACTGCAAGCAACATTAACATAATAAACGATTCCACCATTAAAGTTTATCGAAAAAGCGAAGGCTGGGCGAAGGAGCAAATACTTTATGCCAACATTCGATTTTCAAAACCTTTTATTCAATCAAAACAATTAGGTAATAAAAAGGCTGTATTTGTTTTTTCTATTTCTGAAAAAGAAAGTATCATGGCTAAAGTAGCATTATCAGCAGTTGATGATGACGGTGCTGAACGAAATATGATTCTCGAAAATCCGGACTGGAATTTTGAGTATATAAAATTAGCAGCCGCAAATAAATGGAATGAAGAATTATCGAAAATAAAAGTAAGCAGTACGGATAAAAATAAGTTAACTGTTTTTTACACTGCAATGTATCACTGCATGATTCATCCCAATATTTATAATGATGTTGATGGAAGATACCGTGGCAGAGATTTAATAATTCATCAGACAGACCATAATTATTACACTGTTTTTTCCTTATGGGATACATTCCGTGCATGGCATCCGTTGATGACTATTATTGATGCCGACAGAGTAACAGATTTTATTCGTACATTTTTATTGCAGTATGAACAAGGAGGCCTTTTGCCTGTTTGGGAACTGGCAGCTAATGAAACTGAGTGTATGATTGGTTATCATGCTGTGAGTGTTATTGCTGATGCCATGATGAAAGGTATAAAAGGCTTTGACTATGAAAAAGCGTTTGAAGCGTGCAAGTTTAGTGCAGAGCAACGCAACCGTTTTGGTTTAGGTGCATACATTGACAAAGGTTTTCTTGAAGCAGAAGATGAACATGAATCTGTTTCAAAAACATTAGAGTATGCTTATGATGATTGGTGTATTGCACAAATGGCTAAATTGTTGGGAAAGGAAGATGACTATAACACCTACATGCAACGCTCGCAGTCATGGAAAAATTTATTTGACCCGGTTACAGGATTTATCAGACCCAGAAGCAATGGTGGTTGGTTAAATCCTTTTGACCCCTTTGAGGTTAACAACAATTACACTGAAGCCAATGGCTGGCAATATAACTTTTTTGTACCGCAGGATATTGATGGTCTGATTACTTTTAATGGTGGCAAAGAAAAATTTGAAAAAAAATTAGATCAGCTTTTTAGTGCTTCTACAAAAACTACAGGTAGAGAGCAATCAGATATTACCGGCTTAATCGGACAGTATGCACATGGTAATGAACCAAGTCATCACATTGCTTACTTGTACAATTATATTGACAAGCCTGGCAAAGCTGAAAAAATTATCAATAAGGTGATAAATGATTTTTATAAAAACAGTCCCGATGGTTTAATCGGTAACGAAGATTGCGGACAGATGAGTGCATGGTATGTGATGAGTGCTATTGGCATGTACCCTGTGTGCCCGGGAAGTAATCAGTATTCGCTCACAACCCCACAATTTAATAAAATTGAAATATCAACTTCAGGAAATAAAATATTTACAATTGACACTAAGAACAAAACAAATAAAACAAACTTTCTGAAAGTCAAGAAAACAAAAAACATTGCTTATCGTGATGGGTTGCTATTTAATCACAGTCGTTTTAGTAATGATAATTTTTTAATACTGATTGCAGATAGTATTCCTTCATTATTACGTAAGAAAGATTCTGCAGATAATTTACAATATGCAGATACTTTTTATCGTGTTCCTGTAATTACCGGCTCAACAACAGTATTTAAAGATTCGCTTAAGATTAGTATAAAATCAAATCAGAAAGATAAAAGCATTATTTATTTGCAGCAAGGACCATTTGAACGTCCGGCAAAGATTGATTATAAAAAGCCTTTTTATATTTACGATACCTCAGTTATTCATGCTTTTGTTACAGACACAACAGGTATTGAAAGTAAGTGGGCAAAAGCTGAATTCTTTAAACTTCCACATCCGAAATGGAAAGTTTCAATTAAAGGAAATTACAATCCACAATATAATGCAGGTGGTGCAAACGGATTGATTGATGGCCTGCATGGCGATGTAAACTGGCGCAAAGGTCGTTGGCAAGGTTATCAGTCACAGAATTTTGAATGTGTTATTGATATGGGAAATCAACAAGAGGTTTCTTCTTTTAACACAAGTTTTTTACAAGATACAAGAGCCTGGATTCTTATGCCCGTGTCGGTAGAATACTTTACATCCGATGATGGTAAATTTTTTAGTAGCGCAGGCATTGTTCAGCATCAGTATGCCCCGGATAATTATGAAATAAGTATTGAGAATTTTAAACTACAAACCGAAGCTCCAATAAAAGCACGCTATATAAAAGTTGTTGCTGTAAATTTCGGAAAACTACCTTCATGGCATCAGGGTTTTACAATGGGTGGCGAAGCTTTTATTTTTGTTGATGAAGTAGAAGTAGAATGA
- a CDS encoding YkgJ family cysteine cluster protein has product MAIKRIDLKAFRIKSGRNRKKYTTFLKGLHSRKVHQLTAKAKKLNELAFKKIDCLACGNCCKTMTPTWQPADIKRVAAHFKMTVQQFKDKWLYKDDTGDWMNTKTPCQFLQKDNKCSIYEIRPKDCSGFPHLQHTDFLIGREVNIPNMTSCPITYEVVERMYKLVVEKDATVLNN; this is encoded by the coding sequence ATGGCTATCAAAAGAATTGATTTAAAAGCATTTCGAATTAAATCGGGAAGAAACAGAAAAAAGTACACAACTTTCTTGAAAGGACTGCATAGCCGTAAGGTACATCAGTTGACTGCAAAAGCAAAGAAACTTAATGAGCTTGCATTTAAAAAAATTGATTGCCTTGCTTGTGGTAATTGCTGTAAAACCATGACACCAACATGGCAACCGGCAGATATTAAAAGAGTAGCAGCGCATTTTAAAATGACGGTGCAACAGTTTAAAGACAAATGGCTGTATAAAGACGACACAGGCGATTGGATGAATACAAAAACGCCATGTCAGTTTTTACAAAAAGATAATAAGTGCAGTATTTATGAGATTCGTCCAAAGGACTGCTCCGGATTTCCACATCTGCAACACACAGACTTTTTAATTGGCCGTGAAGTAAATATTCCCAACATGACCAGTTGTCCCATTACTTATGAAGTTGTAGAACGTATGTATAAATTAGTTGTAGAGAAAGATGCAACTGTGCTGAACAACTAA
- the lysS gene encoding lysine--tRNA ligase, with amino-acid sequence MALSEQEQIRREKLNELLQMGINPYPAEKFEVNSKSTYILENFEQAEARFGAGKEEISIAGRILSVRDMGKAAFAQIQDAEGKIQIYIKRDEICRGDDKTMYDTVWKKLIDIGDIIGIKGYVFKTKTGETSIHASSVTLLCKSLRPLPIVKEKDGEVFDAVIDPDLRYRQRYVDLIVNPQVKETFRKRTQLVNTIRNYLNERGYLEVETPILQPLYGGAAARPFKTHHNTLDMTLYLRIANELYLKRLIVGGFDGVYEFSKDFRNEGMSRFHNPEFTQIELYVAYKDYEWMMNLVEEMVEKVAIELHSSTVVTVGDKSIDFKRPWKRFTMYEAIEHYTGVDVSEMDETAMRKAAAQMGIELDDTMARGKIIDEIFGSKCEPNLIQPTFITDYPVEMSPLAKKHRSKPGLVERFEAICNGKEMCNAFSELNDPIDQRNRFEEQLELGKRGDEEAMQLDEDFLRAIEYGMPPTAGLGIGIDRLSMIMTNSASIQDVLFFPQMKPETIETNAATDMGLSHIPAPWNDVISRMGITSKQQLKEVNPNKLFNDMGGMRKKLKLDVSMVTLDDVKSWIDA; translated from the coding sequence ATGGCGTTATCAGAGCAAGAACAAATTAGACGAGAAAAACTGAATGAGCTTTTACAAATGGGCATAAATCCATATCCGGCTGAGAAGTTCGAAGTAAACTCAAAGAGCACCTATATTCTTGAAAACTTTGAACAGGCTGAAGCACGTTTTGGTGCAGGAAAAGAAGAAATCAGTATTGCTGGCCGAATTTTGAGTGTAAGAGATATGGGCAAGGCTGCTTTTGCACAAATTCAGGATGCAGAAGGGAAAATTCAGATTTATATAAAACGTGATGAGATTTGTAGAGGTGATGATAAAACTATGTACGATACAGTTTGGAAAAAACTTATTGATATAGGTGACATCATAGGTATTAAAGGCTACGTCTTTAAAACTAAAACAGGAGAAACTTCTATTCATGCAAGTTCAGTTACACTATTATGTAAATCACTTCGTCCTTTACCTATTGTAAAAGAAAAAGACGGAGAAGTTTTTGATGCCGTTATTGACCCGGATTTAAGATACCGTCAGCGTTATGTTGATTTAATAGTTAATCCGCAGGTAAAAGAAACATTCCGTAAGCGTACTCAGTTAGTTAACACCATCCGCAATTACCTGAATGAAAGAGGATACCTTGAAGTAGAAACACCTATTCTTCAACCTTTGTATGGTGGTGCTGCAGCGCGACCGTTTAAAACGCATCACAATACACTGGACATGACTTTGTATTTGCGCATTGCCAACGAGCTATATCTGAAAAGACTGATTGTTGGTGGTTTTGATGGTGTGTATGAGTTTTCAAAAGATTTCAGAAACGAAGGGATGAGTCGTTTTCACAACCCGGAATTTACACAAATAGAGTTGTATGTTGCCTATAAAGACTACGAATGGATGATGAATTTAGTGGAGGAGATGGTAGAAAAGGTGGCTATTGAATTGCATAGCTCAACAGTGGTGACGGTAGGAGATAAATCTATTGACTTCAAACGTCCATGGAAGCGATTTACCATGTATGAAGCAATTGAACATTACACCGGGGTTGATGTAAGTGAAATGGACGAAACAGCTATGCGAAAGGCAGCCGCTCAAATGGGAATAGAGTTGGATGATACTATGGCAAGAGGGAAAATTATTGACGAAATTTTCGGAAGCAAGTGTGAGCCCAATCTGATTCAACCAACATTTATAACAGACTATCCGGTTGAGATGTCGCCATTGGCGAAGAAGCACCGAAGCAAACCCGGATTGGTGGAGCGATTTGAAGCTATCTGTAATGGTAAAGAAATGTGTAATGCATTTTCTGAGTTGAACGACCCTATTGATCAGCGTAATAGATTTGAAGAACAACTTGAACTTGGCAAACGTGGCGATGAAGAAGCCATGCAACTTGACGAAGATTTTCTTCGTGCCATTGAGTATGGAATGCCACCAACAGCAGGTTTAGGAATAGGCATTGACCGTTTGAGTATGATTATGACAAATTCTGCAAGTATTCAGGATGTATTGTTTTTTCCACAGATGAAACCCGAGACTATTGAAACGAACGCAGCAACGGACATGGGTTTGTCACATATTCCTGCACCCTGGAATGATGTTATTTCAAGAATGGGAATCACTTCAAAACAACAACTCAAAGAAGTTAATCCCAACAAATTATTTAACGACATGGGTGGCATGCGCAAGAAACTTAAACTTGATGTAAGTATGGTAACGCTGGATGATGTAAAAAGCTGGATTGATGCTTAA
- the tsf gene encoding translation elongation factor Ts, translated as MSTVTISASDVNKLRQMTGAGMMDCKKALMEANGDFEKAIDELRKKGQKVAANRADREAKEGYIVAKTNNDATKGYLVALSCETDFVAKNAEFVKFAEDVLETALTNNAASLDALLALQLQGTTISEKLIEMVGKIGEKIEITRYEVIEAPKVVVYIHPGNRVVSMVGLSSATAANEAGKDVAMQIAAMNPVAIDKDDVDQSTLDREIEIGKEQARAEGKPENMIEKIAMGKLNKFYQESTLLNQAFIKEDKKTIRQYLDGVEKGLTVKAFKRVQIG; from the coding sequence ATGAGTACAGTAACAATTAGTGCAAGCGATGTAAACAAGCTCCGTCAGATGACAGGTGCAGGAATGATGGATTGCAAAAAAGCACTGATGGAAGCCAATGGCGATTTTGAAAAAGCCATTGATGAGCTTCGTAAAAAAGGACAGAAGGTTGCCGCAAATAGAGCAGACCGCGAAGCAAAAGAAGGATATATTGTTGCAAAGACCAATAATGATGCTACTAAAGGATATTTAGTTGCTTTAAGTTGCGAAACAGACTTTGTTGCTAAAAATGCAGAGTTTGTAAAATTTGCAGAAGATGTTCTTGAAACAGCGTTGACAAATAATGCAGCAAGTCTTGATGCATTGTTGGCTTTACAATTACAAGGCACAACAATCAGTGAAAAACTGATTGAGATGGTTGGCAAAATTGGTGAGAAGATTGAAATTACACGTTATGAAGTAATCGAAGCTCCCAAGGTGGTGGTTTATATTCACCCAGGAAACAGAGTTGTTTCAATGGTAGGTTTATCATCTGCTACTGCTGCTAATGAAGCAGGTAAGGATGTGGCTATGCAAATTGCCGCTATGAATCCTGTTGCAATTGACAAAGACGATGTAGATCAAAGTACATTGGATCGCGAAATCGAAATTGGAAAAGAACAGGCACGTGCAGAAGGTAAACCTGAAAATATGATTGAGAAGATAGCAATGGGTAAACTGAATAAATTTTATCAGGAATCAACTTTGTTGAATCAGGCTTTTATAAAAGAAGATAAGAAAACCATTCGTCAGTATTTAGATGGAGTGGAAAAAGGGCTTACCGTTAAAGCTTTCAAACGTGTTCAAATTGGTTAA